TCTTTAGCTTGTGCTTCCTGTATTCTGCTTTGACTAAGAGCAGCATAGAAATGTAAGGTACATCTTTGCTATAAGATGTTGTATCAGTGGTATCTGACCCCCAGCCGATTGTCTCGCATCTTTAAAACAGGCGAGGTGAATTGCTGGCGTAAATGCGGGGCAGAGGGCACCTTTTGGCATGTGTGGTGGGAGTGCCCGGTGATACAGACTTTCTGGAAAGACCTGCAGGTGAGACTGCAGAGAGGCCTGGGCTCTGAGATTACATTAAACCCTGGCCTATGTTTGTTAAATATACCAATGAGGGAGAGACCTGACTCTCAGCATGGTCTCTTGACATATATTGTTACAGCAGCCAGGACATTAATAGCAAGACAATGGAAACAACTTGCGGCACCCATGGTGGATCAAGTACTGGCTAAGGTGGATTATTGTTGCTTGATGGATAAACTCACAGCCTTAAAGAGAGGAGGAATGGTGAGATTTTTCAAAACCTGGACCCCGTATCTGGAGTGGCGAGGACTAACCATATgataagtgaccactgggggtcctCCAGTGCAGGGAGAGACTGATATATTCATGGGATgttttggagtggggggggggagggactggggaAACTTGATGTTATGTACATGGGTTTAAGATTAAGTTGCTTTGTTCGCTTGGAGTGTTGTGATGTAATGGTacagaaaattaataaaaacattttttttaattgtaacgtACATCTTTATATTAGAAAGCCAAGAAATGTTTACCTTTTTTATGaagttaattttcaaagccatttctgaGGGTAAAGCAATAAATAGACATATATAATATCACCCTCTGTATGTTCAGGTAAATTTATGCGCATAAACTTTCTCACTCTTTAAGGAATTAGCAGTTATGTGTCTACTTTTAAAAGTTCAAACCTATTTGCAGAAAACTTTTGTACCCCTAAATAGCAACTATAAATGTGTGCATTGTTCTCTTGGGGTCATTTTCGCTTTTCACTAATGGGGGCAGTTAATAATATATCTCTTTCCGTACATTGCTATACATTTTCCTTAAAATGTGGCCGTTTATATGTAATGCCCTGTCATAGGTTTTAGGTTACAGTTTTTATCTCTCTTTTTTAGAGTCAACTGCACTAGCGTCAAATAACCACATCGAGCTTATATCGGAGAATTTCCGCCATATCCTCACCTGGGAAGCTGGAAACCAGAGCACCAACCCAACACATTATAGGGTGCAGTATGTCGATTTTAGgtgggttacatttgtaccttctGTCACTGATTCATACAGTCCTCAAGAGTGACTTCTTTCTTGGTGCTTTTCTTCCCTCTGTTGCTTTTGTGGAcattctgtttcctgttttctTGAAAGAATTATCTTTCTGATTGTAATATTGTCCAGTGGTTAAAGCAGGTTACTTTTTCATGTGCCGTATTTTTCCTAATTTgaattaaaaagtaatgaaaacatttcctttcctttctctacCTTAATGGTCAAATACTAGTGGTGGGTTATATATGTTAATCTGAACTATTATCCAAAGTGCAAAACAGGGGGAatcctctacgatgacgaatcacagcagATGAAAGTAGAGGCTAAccaaagacgattcaccactggtgaattgagtccaacagtcttttttTATAAAAAGAAACGTGCTTTCATTTTCTCAATATTGCTGAGGTAGTGAACAATGCAGAGGAATTGTAAACTATGAGTCTGACAGGCAAATCTTTAACTGATACAAGATCATGTAATTCCACTTTACCTTCATTGTCACTGGTTGCCAGTGCACTTTCAGGTGTTAACTGTTGGTCTTGGCCCACAATGCTGTGTGTGACCAGCTTCCTTCAACTCTCTCTGGTCTGATATCTCAATATGTCCCAGGGTGGCAGTTAAGATCTGAGGGTGAATGTAGATTGGTGATAAGCAgttgcgtaccaagggggggcggtccgccccgggtgcacgccgctgggggggtgccgcgcgcctgtcggctcttcgttttcatgaaaacgaagagccagcaggcgcgcggcacccccccccccccagcggcgtgcacccggggggggggggggggtttctttcgccaggggatcaggggttctttcgccggggggggggacgcTGCGCATCGGCGatacgccccgggtgtcagccagccccccctaggaacgccactggtgataAGATCTCTGTCTAGAGCTCATTGGGCTTTCGCAAGCACCAGTGCCTTTTCTTATTTGTGGAATGCCCTACCAGGGAGGGTGAGGGTGGAAGGGTCACTTAAGCGATTCAAGAAATTGTtgaaggcactttttttttttttttcactacagCCTCTGGAACATCATTGCATGACAGCAGttaatttttattattctttagcttttatttacttttaggTGCGTGTGTGCTGGATTGAGTTTGCTTTCCTATCTAATGTGCtggagtttggttttttttttctgttgaccTTGCTTTTGTATTTTCTATTGTTCACCGCTGAGTTCTTTATTAAGccaagcggtatagcaaattttgaaataaactctAAACATATGCGCCATATGCGTGTTCGAATTGTTTCACTGTTTTGTTAGATGCATTGTTTCAAATGCTTGCTGTCCACTTGTAAATGCCAGCCTGAAAGATCGGTTCTAGGtgggtgctaaaaaataattatgATTTGAAAAGCCTACTTTATTGTAGCAGAGTGCCTGGGAGGGATGGTTTTCCTACAACTAAATCCTCATTCTTTGCTTAGGAGCAGGGGCTCTCTAACAAGAGCAGAAAGGGAGTAATTTTTATAAGGGACTTTATACATTATTCAAGCTCAACTTCATAATGTCTCGCTaccgttttgaaatttctattataagactttgtatttcgaattactatgtaagccgcattgagcctgcattgtgtgggaaagcgcggggtacaaatgtaataataaataaaaataataataaatacatgcTCAAGTGGGCTCTTACAAAACTGCCCAGGGGTATACGTGTGCACAAAGTAGGCACACAGACGGCAGCACCTACTTTTAGGGTAATTTTATATAGCACCAACACAAGGGTAATGGGCATCCTAGGCAAACCTTTAGTcttatgccccctcccccactccataAAATTTCAGGCCTCTAATCTGTCCCCTTCCCAAGACATCAGGATTTTAAATATTAACctttggagggggagggtgtATGTAAATATGACCATGTGAGGTGTgatttatttataccacaagatagagggatatcaactgcataatcatgcaaatttcagcctcaggtatggactaattacgtctttaaaaaaatgtatcgaTAAAACGTATGGTTTTTGGaaaaatgcttttgaaaaatAGCAAACTTAAAACATCTATATCTCTGTaatctctgtgaaaaaaaattgcAGTGTCCCTTTCAactgaccctatagtacacaaTACTTTCAAAAACGAAAGTTACCCAAATGTACTCCTCCagacttttatagcctttatctcagttatttgtaaccccacttttggtactttTCACTCAGTGGGTCACGTATATATATAATGAGGGCAAgttccaaaagtcatttacccaggtaaattggctgtttgaaaattacccacaTTTCCTGCAGGTAAAAGTTTGCATTGGTGGCTCCTTGAATTTGTGTGGCTgttggggtcttttttttttggggggggggctttaactGCAGCCAtctttgctgcccccccccccaaaagcgctgctgccctaggcattttttcaagcaagtttaccctaatggaccagcttaattccaccagatcacctacgatactcctgctaagacgtcgacgcttactctgacctcaatgttatactcaatccctcatcttcttccctccatcctttaccatttccctcctattctccttcccttccacctatcatatccttgtctaccttccctattctagttcattacgttcttttcacatgtcgtttgtaatgcctttcataatgtaagtagttatgatcaacacaatttataatactgttcctacatttccttgtttttactgtattctttaccatgtaagatgatttattttactatgtaagccgcactggacctgctgtatgtgggggaaagagcggggtacaaatgtaataaataaaataaaccccaaagaatagcaagattctggaatcctaaagagtgacaagattccatgcagaatctcagagtagcaacattccatgtagaaccccaaagaatagcaatattctggaatcctaaagagtgacaagattccatgcaaaatctcaaacagtagcaacattccatgtagaatgttatactcaatccctcatcttcttccctccatcctttaccatttccctcccattctccttcccttccacctatcatatccttgtctaccttccctattctagttcattacgttcttttcacatgtcctttgtaatgcctttcataatgtaagtagttatgatcaacacaatttataatactgttcctacatttccttgtttttttactgtattctttaccatgtaagatgctttcttttactatgtaagtcgcactggacctgctgtatgtgggaaagagcggggtacaattgtaataaataaaataaataaatttataatttataatactgttcctacatttccttatttttactgtattctttaccatgtaagatgctttcttttactatgtaagtcgcactggacctgctgtatgtgggaaagagcggggtacaattgtaataaataaaataaataaataggcagcCCTGATTTTTATAGAGCTCTTTTTCATGTGTAAAAAGGAGTCTTATAAAATTGTATAGGGTACATACATGTAAGAAGTAGGATTCCCAGGGAGTGCCTACTTTTATGTGATCTGCCTGTGGACATGCCCAGGGGCAGAGTTGCTccatgtttattttataaaatacaactcGTACAACACCCCAAACTACCAAATTTCTTCAAATTGGACCATTAGATAAAAAAAAGCTCAGTACCATGTAGTATTTTTCACGGTACTTGCTAAACTCTCCTTATAGGtctgtaattttcattttgctttaaGGCATTCTTTTCTCATTAATTGATGAATCTTTCTTTATGGTTCCCTTATGTTTTAAGCTTTTATTTGTAAACAAAACTTAACTTCTGGGTCCATCAATAGCCTCCTTCGGCATGATCATGTTTCGCAAGTATCCGCATCAGGACGCAGGCCCCTGGAAACAAAAGTTGAcagtataaaacaaaaagtgaggagagtggatgaggataccaaaaaaattttttttattcacatgaaaattaaaaattttaaaacctgATGTACATaagaatgacccgacacggccgtgtttcagccctaaggcctgcctcaggggtctttataacctcagAGAATGTAGCAATTGCAGACATCCCTTCGGAGAGGAGTTTTACAAGCTTGTTtcgctttttaatatatatttcatatatattCTTTAGAAGAGAGGAGACACACAGATCTTAGAGAGTTCTGTTTcgttatttcccttggagtacACGTTTTGAGCTACATTCTctgaggttataaagacccctgaggcaggccttagggccgaaacacggccgtgtcgggtcattcttATGTACAtcaggtttttaaatttttaattttcatgtgaataaaaaaaattttttggtatcctcatccactctcctcactttttgttttatacttcacggtttcgtgagggttttcacctccttttttggtTTTTGCTTCAACAAAAGTTGAcaaccatattaaaaaaaaaacaaaaaacaaatcttCTGGCACAAAGATTTTGAAAATAATATATAGTCATACATTTCTTCTGTGCGGCCTACCTGTAAATATTCAGCAAACCTTCATGTTTTCAAACACTATTCTTACATCGAAAAGATGGCGGCGGCGTGCTCTATATAGTTTAAATAGGCATCAGCTGATGTCCAACAGCCAATGATAACACACTAAAGTTATTCATTCTGTTTCTTCATTAAGCCCTCTCGGGTCTACTGTATTTAACACAAATATCCAGTGGTGTTctttaaaattcaaaaatcatTCTCCACTTCCaactcaagactccgttccttttaccttgctgcaccatatgcctggaatagacttcctgagccagtacgtcaagctctatctctggccgtcttcaaatctaggctaaaagcccacctttttgatgctgcttttaactcctaatccctattcacttgttcagtacccatgtctgttttatcattcccaccttaattctcttatcccttatttgtcttgtttgtcctgattagattgtaagctttttcgaacagggactgtctcttcatgttcaagtttacagcgctgcatacgtctagtggcactatagaaataagtagtagtaattcaccACCCTCTCACCCACTCTCAACTTTGTCCAGTAACAAAGAATGATTATACTTTTGCCAGTGTGATTCCTGGCCAGTTTTAATATAGAACTTATGCTCATTAAGTCTTAACTTGACTGGGCAAGAAGTCCGTTGCAGGGGCACACGATTACATATACTGCCAATCGAGTATCGTAAGTTGTGGCACATCTGGGAGTGCAGCTTACTTTTCATGTGCAAATATTGCCAAACTGGTCACTCAATAGTAGAATCACACCATTGGCAATGTCCGCAGCCTGCAAGATTACCTTCAATCTGCATCCGGATAACACCACTCAGTCTTCGTCTAGGTATATAATCACCACATGGTGTTGAAACGCTATGGTAGGTGGATCTTGGAATACTGACAAGAGACTTAAAATTGACCAGTGACTTTGTAGTCTATGAATAATAGCTGTTACCAATTGAGTATAAGGTAAAATAAATGTCAAAAGGTCCACCTGTTCCTGCTGTCGATATTGCAGAAGTAGAGAATGTTGGACATACCTATCTCTCAAATGAGCTTGTTTCAGAGTCCATTCTGGGCAACCTCATTGTAGAAACCAGGGTGGAAAATAGGCAGAGTGAGGACACACACGACTCTCAAACCTTTacaggagagggaggaggcaTTAATTTATTAACGTTTACTTTTTCTGCTTGACtttaaagaaagagaaagaagtggAACTATTCAAAAGAATGTTTCAATACCACCCACCTAAGCTGTGACCTGACGGATGAATTCACGGATCCACGTGGACAGTATTCAGCAAAAGCAGAGGCCTTAATGGAGAATGGAACATCTGTCTGGGTGAATTATGTGAAGCTTTTTACCCCAATTCATCAAAGTAAGTCTTGTCTAGGCTGCAAGTTATCATGCAGAATGTCTCAGGcatgggcatagccagacacccaattttggatgggcctgggcccgggcccaaggtgggtgggcagaagaaccccaccccatcccacaggtgatttggtctctccttctcttgcctgcatgccatatggtctctcaaatatcccccctctcctgcacaccttttaaatttcagattttcaccggcagtgaggagcaactaatacacactactcatgtaggccccacatcctttccactgatgcagcttcctgtttctgcataggcgggaatatgtcagaggggaaggctttggggccggtgtgagcagtatgtatcagtcactgcttcctgcaggcgaagctctgctatttataaggtatgcaggagggacagctgttgggagttttcagcctgggaatctctgccagccacatcataggtgtgctgctactggtgggcctgagttcaaagtgggtgggcctgggcccacccaagcccacccttggctacgccactggtctcagGTTTGATCCCTGATCAGGTCTCTTCAGCAGGGGCTGGGATGCTGTTGAGGCAGTGTTCATATCCCCTTGTGTGTGAAAGAGTGATGATCATTGCTTGTGGGTGACACctaggttaattttataaagcattttccatgcGTAAAGGGTGTTGTTAAACTTTATTGTGTAAATgtatgtacgtgcaggatgtcagactcgcagaaacagaagcctgcgcagccttctacatggaatgttgctaatgaaatagcaacattccatctagaatctccaatagtatctattttatttttgttacatttgtaccctgcactttcccactcatggcaggctcaatgcggcttacatgggacaatagagggttaagtgacttgcccagagtcacaaggagctgcctgtgcctgaagtgggaattgaactcagttccccaggaccaaagtccaccaccctaaccactaggccactcctccactctgatagACTGCTGAGCTGGTTATTTGAGATCTTGTTTTTTCAGTGCTATTTCTTAACGTGCGTTTAAATCTGGGATCCAGAGGAAGATAGGTAAAATGTATAAATACTTATAATCTCTGCTTTTCTTTAAATACAGCAATTCTCGGTCCACCCACAGTCCATATCACCGGTTACGATGGCTACCTCATCACAATCCAACCTCCAGTCTGCCATCTCAAGTCGCCGGACAAACAGAGGTTCCTCTCTCTGGTCCCTGATGTGTATCCCGAGCTTATATATAAAGTCACATTAATAAAAGCAGGAGTTACAAATGAGGTAAATAGTGTAATTAGAGACTGGAGAGAACTCAGACAACCAAGGCAGAAAACAAAATCTAAATTTTATCGTTATTGTATGGAAATATGAATCTTTTTTTCTGGCTTATTTCTTTACTAAAATGTATTagtcaaacatgtgtgggatatgcatagaggaatcctgtgcagaaggaatggatcctcagaagcttagctgaaattgggtggcggagcaggtggggggaagagggggtggtgattgggaggagaggataggggagggcagacttatatggtctgtaccagagccggtgatgggaggagggactggtggttgggaggcgggaaatactgctgggcagacttatatggtctgtgccctgaaaaggacaggtacaaattcaaggtaaggtatacacatatgagtttgtcttgggcagactggatggaccatgcaggtctttttctgccgtcatctactatgttactatgttattacttGCCAACAGTGagaagaaagggaatgggatttgatatactgcctttctgtgggtacaatctaagtggtttacatactatataaaggtacttattttgtacctggtgcgatggagggttaagtgacttgcccagagtttcaagaagctgcagtgggaatctaacccagttccccaggatcaaagtctgctgcgttacccactaggctactcctccact
This portion of the Microcaecilia unicolor chromosome 4, aMicUni1.1, whole genome shotgun sequence genome encodes:
- the LOC115468129 gene encoding interferon alpha/beta receptor 2-like isoform X2 codes for the protein MRIYFRAHMASVSGLLNLCLLCVLESTALASNNHIELISENFRHILTWEAGNQSTNPTHYRVQYVDFRKRKKWNYSKECFNTTHLSCDLTDEFTDPRGQYSAKAEALMENGTSVWVNYVKLFTPIHQTILGPPTVHITGYDGYLITIQPPVCHLKSPDKQRFLSLVPDVYPELIYKVTLIKAGVTNESSRILEYLTNEGNFTTSIPDLFPMTNYCISVNATATINKNPHAIPSSWKCAVTGPMSELDYPVPAVICGCVLTFGLVLMLVLAMLKWIPVSNYSSRSYDNRIYYTEPVLLYPPEPKTFSKKQNGVQYQLNHLENNTKR
- the LOC115468129 gene encoding interferon alpha/beta receptor 2-like isoform X3, with the protein product MRIYFRAHMASVSGLLNLCLLCVLESTALASNNHIELISENFRHILTWEAGNQSTNPTHYRVQYVDFRKRKKWNYSKECFNTTHLSCDLTDEFTDPRGQYSAKAEALMENGTSVWVNYVKLFTPIHQTILGPPTVHITGYDGYLITIQPPVCHLKSPDKQRFLSLVPDVYPELIYKVTLIKAGVTNESSRILEYLTNEGNFTTSIPDLFPMTNYCISVNATATINKNPHAIPSSWKCAVTGPMSELDYPVPAVICGCVLTFGLVLMLVLAMLKWIPVSNYSSRSYDNRIYYTEPVLLYPPEPKTFSKKSNHNIVTSTNLVDVL
- the LOC115468129 gene encoding interferon alpha/beta receptor 2-like isoform X4, producing MRIYFRAHMASVSGLLNLCLLCVLESTALASNNHIELISENFRHILTWEAGNQSTNPTHYRVQYVDFRKRKKWNYSKECFNTTHLSCDLTDEFTDPRGQYSAKAEALMENGTSVWVNYVKLFTPIHQTILGPPTVHITGYDGYLITIQPPVCHLKSPDKQRFLSLVPDVYPELIYKVTLIKAGVTNESSRILEYLTNEGNFTTSIPDLFPMTNYCISVNATATINKNPHAIPSSWKCAVTGPMSELDYPVPAVICGCVLTFGLVLMLVLAMLKWIPVSIAHTFKTTSKSETTWSGSRYML